The DNA window CGTCAAAAACGGACACAGCGCTAGCGGCTCTCAGCAGTATCACTGCAAGGACTGTGGAGCGCACAAGGTTCTCGATCCAGAGCCGCGAGGCTACTCCGAGGAGGAGAAAGAGAAAATCCTCCGTGCTTACCGCGAGCGCGGGTCAAAGCGGGCAATCAGCCGGATATTCGGCATCAGCCGCAATACATTGACCCGGTGGCTCAAAAAAAGGGACGAGAATCCGATTCAGTAGCCGAAGGGCTCCGGCCTGCTGAGGAAGGCGATGTCCTTGAACTCGATGAATGCTGGACGTATGTCCGAGAGCGGGCGAATAAACGGTGGCTGTGGGTTGCTCTGTGCCGGAGAACCCGGCAGGTCGTGGCATTTGTGATCGGAGACCGTTCGGCCAGAACCTGTGCTCGGCTCTGGAGCCGGATTCCGGAGGAATACCGTCAGGGCAGAAGCTTCAGCGACTTCTGGAAGTCCTATCGCCCAGTGTTTGCGGGCGACCCCAGCCACCGGCAGGTCGGAAAGTCCAGTGGTGAGATGGCCCACGTGGAAAGATTCTTCGGGCGACTGCGCCAGAAGCTGGCCCGGTATGTCCGCCGGACGCGAGCGGCCTCCGAGTCAGAACGGATGCTCCATCTGACGACGAAACTGTTCGTGGAGTGGTACAACGAAGCCATCACTTAACATCTATCCGCTACCTCGGCCTTTAACTTTCTCCTTCGCCGTATGCACGGACTGAGAGAGAATGGCGCAGAGCTGGTCGGTCTCGTCGGTGATGGCGTGAAGGCGCTTGGCGGGAATCAGGTCGGCCTTGCGAATGATGCGGAGCCATGTTTTGGTTTCACGCAGCTCTTTCAGACTGATGCTCAACTTGTGGGCAAAATCGCGACGGCTCTCCGCGGCACAGCCTTCCGAATAATTCGGTGCCGGCGACGTGCCACTGCGCAGGATCTGATCGGCAATGTGCTGTCCCAACGGGGTCTCCGGCAGCGCGTCCGCGACATTTCCAATCCGCACCGCAAAGTCGATGAGGCGATCTTCCAGTTCCTTCGGGGTCATTTGTTCATTTTTCATTGGGCCATTTTCTCATTTTGCTACTGAAAATGACGAAATGACAAAATGAAAAATGACCCGTCAGTCAATAACCCCGCGCTCCGCCAGCGACGTGTGCTTGGTGCCGGCGATGATAAGGTGGTCGTGCACCGGAATGCCCATCGTGCCGCCGGCCTCCGCAAGCTGCCGGGTGATCCGAATGTCCTCGCGGCTGGGCTCGGGGTTGCCGGAGGGATGGTTGTGGAGACAGATGACCGCGGCCGCGTCGTCGAGGATGGCCTGCTCGAAGACCCCCCGCGGCTCCACCACGCTCGACGAGAGGCCGCCTTCGCTGACGGTATAGTCGCCGATAATGACGTTGGCCGTATTGAGGTGGACGACCTTGAACACCTCCTTGTCGAGATCGCGCAGGAGCGGGCCGTAGACGTCCGCCACGTCGGCGGGGCAGGTGACCTGCATTCGCTCGTCCTGCTGCCGCTGCGACTCGACGCGACGCCCGGCCTCAAACGCGGCGGCGAGCTTGGTGGCCTTGGCCGGCCCCACGCCCCGCGTGCGGGTCAGCTCCTTCGGCTTGCGCTGCGAGACCTCGTGCAGCGAGCCGTACGACTGAAGCAGGGCGCGGCCGAGCTCGACGGCGGAGACGGGGCCGTCGCTGGTACGGGTGCCAGAGCCGAGCAGAAGCGCCAGCACCTCGGCGTCGGAGAGGACGGTGGGCCCGTGCGTCAGCAGCTTCTCGCGCGGCTGGTCAGACTCGTCCCATTCGTGGATCGGGACGCGGTACAACAGGGCCGGCTCTTCCGACCCTTCAGGGGACGACGGGGCTTCGTCGGAGGCGTCGGACGCAGAATCGGAGGGCATCGCGGAGCGGAAAGACAGGGAGAAAGGCCACGTGTCCCCCAGACACGTTCTCCCCAATGTCCATAACGCGTTCTGCCCGTGCCGGCGGACCGATCCTGCTTCTTCGGGCCCGCCGGCGCTCGTTCCATCTACTCGGGGACGAGCTCGTTTAGCAG is part of the Salinibacter ruber DSM 13855 genome and encodes:
- a CDS encoding four helix bundle protein; translated protein: MKNEQMTPKELEDRLIDFAVRIGNVADALPETPLGQHIADQILRSGTSPAPNYSEGCAAESRRDFAHKLSISLKELRETKTWLRIIRKADLIPAKRLHAITDETDQLCAILSQSVHTAKEKVKGRGSG
- a CDS encoding IS1-like element ISSru3 family transposase (programmed frameshift); this translates as MIKETYECRECGSSNIVKNGHSASGSQQYHCKDCGAHKVLDPEPRGYSEEEKEKILRAYRERGSKRAISRIFGISRNTLTRWLKKGRESDSVAEGLRPAEEGDVLELDECWTYVRERANKRWLWVALCRRTRQVVAFVIGDRSARTCARLWSRIPEEYRQGRSFSDFWKSYRPVFAGDPSHRQVGKSSGEMAHVERFFGRLRQKLARYVRRTRAASESERMLHLTTKLFVEWYNEAIT
- the radC gene encoding RadC family protein, producing the protein MPSDSASDASDEAPSSPEGSEEPALLYRVPIHEWDESDQPREKLLTHGPTVLSDAEVLALLLGSGTRTSDGPVSAVELGRALLQSYGSLHEVSQRKPKELTRTRGVGPAKATKLAAAFEAGRRVESQRQQDERMQVTCPADVADVYGPLLRDLDKEVFKVVHLNTANVIIGDYTVSEGGLSSSVVEPRGVFEQAILDDAAAVICLHNHPSGNPEPSREDIRITRQLAEAGGTMGIPVHDHLIIAGTKHTSLAERGVID